A part of Methanobacterium sp. genomic DNA contains:
- a CDS encoding GyrI-like domain-containing protein, protein MEIKVKNIEETQVAYISVTGSYEQLPELFGEVVGYVMKENLQITEPPYGIYFNSPMEVPHEDLKYEVGIAFTGNANGEGRVKIKKVPAHQTVSAVYKGPYGQAARVYQALIEFAMNNGYEIEGAVKEIYLNNPMEVDESELLTEVQFPVMKK, encoded by the coding sequence ATGGAAATAAAAGTTAAAAATATAGAAGAAACCCAGGTAGCTTATATATCTGTTACAGGATCTTATGAACAGCTCCCTGAACTTTTTGGCGAAGTAGTTGGCTATGTTATGAAAGAAAATTTACAGATCACAGAACCGCCATACGGCATATACTTTAACAGCCCTATGGAAGTGCCCCATGAAGATCTAAAATACGAAGTAGGGATTGCATTTACTGGAAACGCCAATGGAGAAGGCAGAGTAAAGATTAAAAAAGTTCCAGCTCATCAAACAGTATCTGCAGTGTATAAAGGCCCTTATGGGCAGGCAGCGCGGGTTTATCAAGCGTTGATTGAATTTGCTATGAATAACGGCTATGAAATTGAAGGTGCAGTTAAGGAGATATATCTTAACAATCCAATGGAAGTAGATGAAAGCGAATTACTCACAGAGGTGCAGTTCCCAGTTATGAAAAAATAA
- a CDS encoding GyrI-like domain-containing protein, with amino-acid sequence MEVEEKRMKDTQVAFIRYRGTYDKIPELMEEVVGWLMKKDLNMTGMIYGAYFNRPDDVPPEELFYEIGASFEGAANDEGNVQVKIIPEHTVISTMHKGPYDQVGPVIDGLAKYAIENNYDIIGPVTEVYLNNPNEVKPEELLTEVQFPVIKINK; translated from the coding sequence ATGGAAGTAGAAGAAAAAAGGATGAAAGATACACAAGTTGCATTTATACGGTATAGGGGCACTTATGATAAAATTCCGGAGCTTATGGAAGAAGTAGTAGGCTGGCTGATGAAAAAAGACCTTAATATGACCGGAATGATTTATGGGGCTTATTTCAACAGACCAGATGATGTTCCTCCAGAGGAATTGTTTTATGAAATCGGGGCTTCATTTGAAGGCGCTGCAAATGACGAAGGAAACGTACAGGTAAAGATAATTCCAGAACATACTGTGATTTCAACAATGCATAAAGGTCCTTATGATCAGGTGGGGCCGGTAATTGATGGATTAGCGAAATATGCAATTGAAAATAACTATGATATCATAGGGCCGGTTACAGAAGTTTATCTGAATAATCCAAATGAAGTAAAGCCCGAAGAACTGCTTACAGAAGTTCAGTTCCCTGTTATTAAAATTAATAAATAA
- a CDS encoding copper-translocating P-type ATPase: MEHEMKEDKGKCVLCGKKMDEKHRMEKEHTHHGMIEDYKRRFWVSLILTIPILLLSPIIQEFFGLEFLRFNGDMYALFILSSIVYFYGGYPFLKGIFDEIRMRAPGMMTLVAVAITTAYLYSSAVVFGLMGEVFFWELATLIDIMLLGHWLEMRSVMGASRALEELARLMPSSAHKIVHEGHTIDVPLDELNVGDHVLIKPGEKVPVDGEIISGKTNIDESMLTGESEPVFKEEGNEVIGGSINGDGSINVEIKKTGKDSFLSQVITLVEEAQSSKSRTQNLADRFALLLTIVALGGGFLTLLVWLGLTSFGLAFALERAVTVMVIACPHALGLAVPLVVAVSTALSARNGLLIRDRVAFEKSRNIDAVIFDKTGTLTQGKFGVTDIISLSDDYSKEEILKYAASLESYSEHPIARGVVESTEDTFNVEDFKSIPGKGVQGKINGKHAEVISPGYLREQNIDISSNKVDKISAQGKTIVFVIIEGELKGAIALADIIREESKNAIKELKKMGIECIMITGDRKEVAEWVSGEIGLDTYYAEVLPQEKAQKVKEIQSKGLTVAMTGDGINDAPALAQADIGIAIGAGTDVAVETADIILVRSNPLDTVYIVKLSKSTYNKMVQNLAWGTGYNVFAIPIAAGVLFAYGIILTPAAGAILMSASTIIVAVNSRFLKIEK; this comes from the coding sequence ATGGAACATGAAATGAAGGAAGATAAGGGTAAATGCGTCTTATGTGGCAAAAAGATGGATGAAAAACATAGAATGGAAAAAGAACACACCCATCATGGAATGATTGAAGACTATAAAAGAAGATTCTGGGTATCACTTATTTTAACCATACCAATTTTACTTTTATCTCCTATAATTCAGGAATTTTTTGGGCTTGAATTTTTAAGATTTAATGGAGATATGTATGCTCTTTTCATATTATCATCTATTGTCTACTTTTATGGAGGATATCCATTCCTTAAAGGTATTTTTGACGAAATCAGGATGAGAGCACCTGGAATGATGACGTTAGTAGCTGTTGCAATTACAACAGCATATTTATACAGTAGTGCTGTAGTTTTTGGCCTTATGGGCGAGGTATTTTTCTGGGAACTTGCAACACTTATTGATATCATGCTTTTAGGGCACTGGCTTGAAATGAGATCTGTAATGGGAGCTTCAAGGGCTCTTGAAGAGCTTGCAAGACTCATGCCCTCAAGTGCCCATAAAATAGTGCATGAAGGACACACTATAGATGTTCCACTGGATGAATTAAACGTCGGCGACCACGTACTCATTAAACCTGGCGAAAAAGTTCCGGTAGATGGTGAAATAATAAGCGGAAAAACAAATATTGATGAATCAATGCTCACAGGAGAATCTGAGCCAGTTTTCAAAGAAGAAGGTAATGAGGTCATCGGAGGTTCTATAAATGGTGATGGATCCATTAATGTCGAAATTAAAAAAACAGGTAAAGACTCGTTTTTATCACAAGTTATAACTCTTGTTGAAGAGGCACAGTCAAGTAAATCCCGTACTCAAAATCTTGCAGATCGTTTTGCTCTTTTATTAACCATTGTGGCTCTAGGCGGTGGATTTCTAACACTTTTGGTGTGGTTAGGGCTCACGAGCTTTGGACTTGCATTTGCACTTGAAAGAGCCGTAACTGTAATGGTTATAGCATGTCCGCATGCACTTGGACTTGCAGTTCCCCTTGTTGTTGCAGTATCAACTGCTTTATCTGCCCGGAACGGACTTTTAATAAGAGATCGAGTTGCATTTGAAAAATCACGAAACATTGATGCTGTAATATTTGATAAGACTGGCACTCTTACACAGGGTAAATTTGGAGTAACAGATATCATTTCTTTAAGCGATGATTACAGCAAAGAAGAAATATTAAAATATGCAGCATCCCTTGAATCATATTCAGAACATCCAATTGCCAGAGGAGTTGTAGAATCCACCGAAGATACTTTTAATGTCGAAGATTTTAAATCAATCCCTGGAAAAGGAGTTCAGGGTAAAATTAATGGTAAACATGCAGAAGTTATAAGCCCGGGATATTTAAGGGAACAAAATATAGATATTTCCAGTAATAAAGTGGATAAAATTTCTGCACAGGGAAAGACAATTGTTTTTGTTATTATAGAAGGAGAACTTAAAGGTGCAATTGCACTTGCCGATATTATAAGGGAAGAATCTAAAAATGCAATAAAAGAGCTCAAAAAAATGGGAATTGAGTGTATAATGATTACAGGAGATAGAAAAGAAGTTGCAGAATGGGTATCCGGTGAAATTGGACTGGATACATATTATGCAGAGGTTTTACCTCAAGAAAAAGCCCAAAAAGTAAAAGAAATTCAATCTAAAGGTTTAACCGTAGCCATGACTGGAGATGGCATCAATGACGCCCCTGCACTTGCACAGGCAGATATAGGAATCGCGATTGGTGCAGGAACCGATGTAGCTGTTGAAACCGCGGATATTATCCTTGTAAGGAGCAATCCTCTTGACACTGTTTATATTGTAAAGCTTTCAAAATCCACATACAACAAAATGGTTCAAAATCTTGCCTGGGGAACAGGATACAATGTTTTCGCCATTCCAATTGCTGCAGGTGTTCTCTTTGCATACGGAATTATCTTAACTCCCGCTGCTGGAGCAATATTAATGTCAGCAAGCACAATTATCGTGGCGGTTAATTCAAGATTCCTTAAAATAGAAAAATAA
- a CDS encoding PAS domain S-box protein, producing the protein MPTKILIVEDEAITAMDIQKALENRGFEVVSIASIGKEAIKKAGELKPDLVLMDIILKGNTDGITVADKIMSLFDIPVIYITAFSDEETFKRAKLTKPYGFITKPINYNELRGYIEIALYKHSIDKKLKENEVRYRSLYENSFDAILMTKPDGSILSANPAACYMFNMTEEELKKTGQDGIIVKESYLSHFLNEGTDEDKSSTEIIFKQKDGSHFIGEVTSSFFTDVDGTVKTSMIIRDISERKKIEEELRHAHSYLEEKVEERTAELQNALNEVSDLYNNAPCGYHSLDKDGYFVQINDTELNWLQYSREEIIRKKKMTDLITDESIETFQKYFSLLKECGEIYGLELDMVKKDGSILPILLNATALTDPSGKFVMSRSTLFDITERKENEKQLTNLLADLRRSNDELRQFAYVSSHDLQEPLRTIASFTQLLEMRYKGKFDSDADEFIGYIVDAAKRMKQQIQDLLEYSRVETQGNEFKEVNSNYILNQAINNLRNSIEENNAKITYDPLPNVIADSDQLMRVFQNLIGNSIKYRKVDKNPKIHISALEDMENSEYVFSVQDNGIGIEEEYFDRIFRIFQRLHTRVKYQGTGIGLSVVKKVIERHNGQVWVESEYGIGSKFYFSLPKK; encoded by the coding sequence ATGCCCACTAAAATCTTGATTGTTGAAGATGAAGCTATTACTGCGATGGATATCCAAAAAGCGTTAGAAAATAGAGGTTTTGAAGTAGTTTCTATTGCTTCAATTGGAAAGGAGGCCATTAAAAAAGCTGGGGAATTAAAACCAGACTTAGTATTAATGGATATAATTCTAAAAGGAAATACAGATGGTATTACTGTCGCTGATAAAATAATGTCTCTTTTTGATATCCCTGTTATTTATATAACTGCTTTTTCAGATGAAGAAACCTTTAAAAGAGCTAAATTAACAAAACCTTATGGATTTATAACTAAACCTATTAATTACAATGAATTAAGAGGATATATAGAAATTGCTCTTTATAAGCACTCCATTGATAAAAAATTAAAAGAAAATGAAGTCCGCTATCGCTCATTGTATGAAAACAGTTTTGATGCCATATTAATGACAAAACCCGATGGCAGTATCCTTTCAGCCAATCCTGCAGCATGTTACATGTTCAATATGACTGAAGAAGAACTTAAAAAAACTGGCCAAGATGGTATTATTGTTAAAGAGAGTTATTTAAGCCATTTTCTTAATGAGGGAACCGATGAAGATAAATCATCGACTGAAATTATCTTTAAACAAAAAGATGGATCTCATTTTATTGGTGAAGTTACTTCAAGTTTTTTTACAGATGTCGATGGTACTGTAAAGACAAGCATGATAATTAGAGATATCAGTGAACGTAAAAAGATTGAAGAAGAACTACGACATGCACATAGCTATCTTGAAGAAAAAGTTGAAGAAAGAACTGCAGAACTTCAAAATGCACTAAATGAGGTTTCAGATCTTTACAACAATGCTCCATGTGGTTATCATTCACTTGATAAAGATGGCTATTTTGTGCAAATTAATGATACTGAACTTAACTGGCTTCAATATTCAAGAGAAGAAATCATTAGAAAGAAAAAAATGACAGATCTAATTACAGATGAAAGTATTGAAACCTTCCAAAAATATTTTTCGCTTTTAAAAGAATGCGGAGAAATATATGGCCTTGAACTTGACATGGTAAAAAAAGACGGTTCTATTTTACCAATTCTCTTAAATGCAACTGCCCTTACAGATCCTTCGGGAAAGTTCGTTATGAGTCGATCTACCCTATTTGATATTACTGAACGTAAGGAAAATGAAAAACAGCTTACTAATCTACTGGCTGATTTAAGGCGTTCTAATGATGAACTTAGACAATTTGCATATGTATCTTCGCATGACCTTCAAGAACCCCTTAGGACTATTGCCAGCTTTACACAGCTTCTTGAGATGCGTTATAAAGGTAAGTTTGATAGTGATGCAGATGAATTCATAGGTTATATCGTGGACGCTGCAAAGAGAATGAAACAACAAATTCAAGATTTGCTGGAATATTCCCGTGTTGAAACCCAAGGAAATGAATTTAAAGAAGTGAATAGCAATTATATCCTAAATCAAGCTATCAATAACCTTAGAAATTCTATAGAGGAAAACAATGCAAAGATAACTTATGATCCATTACCCAATGTAATTGCAGATAGTGATCAACTAATGAGAGTCTTTCAAAACCTCATAGGTAATTCCATTAAATACAGAAAAGTAGATAAAAACCCAAAAATCCATATTTCAGCATTAGAAGACATGGAAAATTCAGAATATGTATTCAGTGTGCAAGATAATGGAATAGGAATAGAAGAAGAATATTTTGACAGAATATTTAGAATATTTCAACGTTTGCATACAAGAGTAAAATATCAAGGGACGGGAATAGGATTATCAGTAGTAAAAAAAGTAATTGAAAGACATAATGGACAGGTTTGGGTTGAATCTGAATATGGCATAGGATCTAAGTTTTATTTCAGCCTTCCAAAAAAATAA
- a CDS encoding CARDB domain-containing protein — MKWQLIFLIFISLFTMIFCNSAFASNFNYDYTNDIDFDNGTMAGLEHNTTHNQLQISNPPTTIPFIWVPNSNNGTVSKIDTRTGRELARYRVSPYSYSSPSRTTVDLQGNCWVANRQTGTAVKIGLYENGGYIDRNRNGVIETSRDLNDDGVISGAELLAWGADECVIYDIILIPGKEGTYVPGQYTGSYANDSYNPGPRGVAVDAQNNIWVGTYATMKFYYINGSNGQIIKTVDVSPVAHTSYGVIIDQNGIIWSSGHNGTNVLRLDPKTNSFTKINVGHFVYGLGIDRNNHLFVSGWTDSKLTKIDTLTGTIEWTKSCPTQSRGITVTDDGDIWIANSLAGTVTRYSNDGVLKATINVGNTPTGLSMDADGKVWVVNYGDEYIKRINPATNTIELSKRIPGGLHYGYSDMTGAISRTITTKLGTWTITHDSGVNNLPWGVISWNSFIPENTSLEVQVRSSNDKISWSNWEEAQNGMILSSTLPGRYLQVLVTFQIISGQTSPILYDLSVKANVADISIKIADSQDPVSAGEELTYTINVSNLGPSDARNAILSDTFPSQLQNIQYSLDNGSVWGNWTGSLNLGTLSVNSSKSVLIKGKIPSPTLDGSITNIVSVSSDTLDLNTANNVCSESTTVNTRADLAITINASNTSLHVGDTVKLTITVKNNGPSDATGVKTTYYIPNGFKHISISSNSYNPFTGLWSIGNLTSGSIVYLNVSGKVENVGLINNTVMVSGNQTDLNMTNNNASLLLSVYPNPWGHWNPLNSGNGNSNGNHYGNSGGGLGSGSGGSTQNGNGNHYGNYGDNGNLGNGQINTGSGNYNEFSIFGPFTPYLMGNDNPLSGLARDSNEAWKYNNKGSVYGPFAGILNSPFNPFGFQFYTWDKLIQAGQKAWQTGNIWDFFDTNFYHFYGYSNLNKMWGGENIKALLYYGFGIDENGNMSIANFLLNLVAIIPIGRAGTIVGKFLAGVLEKAGIKIGISLAENWLIRKFGNFLSDLTQKFGLRNPERLQDIVGFIGNVLLPNPVGWVADIFKGLAKLTGNEKLIAAATAFSSFQFKRGLGELGNLLISPDPIKKIWNIYGEIGGFLNRNLNYLADSTKKFINRAVNAVKTGIGNVINKITTTVKQQIPKAVTTVKKVVNKVINNVKTVVKKAVTTVKKTVKKVITTVRKVVTKAVNTVKKVASTVKKAVSSAVNWIKNKIRWPW; from the coding sequence ATGAAGTGGCAATTAATATTTTTAATCTTTATATCATTATTTACAATGATATTTTGCAATTCTGCTTTTGCATCTAATTTTAATTATGATTATACTAATGATATTGATTTTGATAATGGGACAATGGCAGGATTAGAGCATAACACTACTCACAATCAATTACAGATTTCTAATCCGCCAACAACTATTCCTTTTATTTGGGTTCCTAATAGTAACAATGGAACAGTTTCAAAGATAGATACACGAACTGGTAGGGAACTGGCTCGTTATCGTGTAAGTCCTTATTCATATTCTTCACCTTCAAGAACAACAGTTGATCTTCAGGGAAATTGCTGGGTTGCAAACAGACAGACGGGTACAGCAGTTAAAATTGGATTATATGAAAATGGAGGATACATTGACCGAAATAGGAATGGTGTTATTGAGACTTCCAGAGATTTAAATGATGATGGGGTGATTAGTGGGGCTGAATTACTTGCATGGGGCGCTGATGAATGTGTCATTTATGATATTATTCTAATCCCCGGAAAAGAAGGTACTTATGTTCCGGGACAATACACGGGAAGTTACGCTAATGATTCATATAATCCGGGGCCTAGAGGAGTTGCAGTCGATGCTCAAAATAACATATGGGTTGGAACTTATGCAACAATGAAGTTCTATTATATAAATGGTTCTAATGGGCAAATTATTAAGACTGTTGATGTTTCACCAGTAGCTCATACTTCTTATGGTGTTATAATTGATCAAAATGGAATTATATGGTCTTCTGGCCATAATGGAACTAATGTACTTAGATTAGATCCGAAAACTAACTCATTTACAAAAATAAATGTGGGTCATTTTGTTTATGGGCTTGGAATTGATAGAAACAATCATCTTTTTGTCTCAGGATGGACAGATTCTAAACTCACAAAAATTGATACATTAACAGGTACAATAGAATGGACAAAAAGCTGTCCAACGCAATCTAGAGGTATTACGGTTACAGATGATGGAGATATTTGGATTGCAAACTCACTTGCAGGTACAGTAACCAGATATTCTAATGATGGAGTTTTAAAAGCCACAATAAATGTTGGAAATACTCCAACAGGCTTATCTATGGATGCTGATGGCAAAGTGTGGGTAGTTAATTATGGTGATGAATACATTAAAAGAATAAATCCAGCCACAAATACCATAGAATTATCAAAAAGAATCCCTGGAGGGCTTCATTATGGTTACAGTGATATGACTGGCGCAATATCACGTACAATAACCACAAAACTTGGAACATGGACCATAACACATGATTCTGGTGTGAATAATCTTCCTTGGGGCGTTATTTCTTGGAATAGTTTTATACCTGAGAATACAAGCTTAGAAGTCCAAGTTAGAAGTAGTAATGATAAAATAAGCTGGTCAAACTGGGAAGAAGCGCAAAATGGAATGATTCTAAGTTCAACATTACCTGGAAGATATTTACAAGTCCTAGTCACCTTCCAGATCATATCTGGCCAGACATCACCCATACTCTATGATTTATCTGTTAAAGCAAATGTGGCAGATATTTCCATTAAAATAGCTGATAGTCAGGATCCAGTTTCAGCAGGTGAAGAATTAACCTATACAATTAATGTGAGTAATCTGGGACCATCTGATGCAAGAAATGCAATATTAAGTGATACATTTCCATCACAACTACAAAATATTCAGTATTCACTAGATAATGGAAGTGTGTGGGGTAACTGGACAGGATCACTTAATTTAGGAACTTTAAGTGTAAATAGTTCAAAATCAGTTTTGATTAAAGGTAAAATTCCTTCTCCGACTCTTGATGGTTCCATTACCAACATTGTAAGTGTAAGTTCAGATACTCTTGATTTAAACACAGCTAATAATGTTTGCAGCGAATCTACAACTGTAAATACAAGGGCTGACCTTGCAATTACAATAAATGCTAGCAATACTTCACTGCATGTTGGGGATACTGTTAAACTAACGATTACAGTGAAAAATAATGGTCCAAGTGATGCTACAGGAGTTAAAACAACTTATTATATTCCTAATGGATTTAAACATATTAGTATCTCTTCTAATTCTTATAATCCTTTTACTGGATTGTGGAGTATTGGAAACCTTACAAGTGGTTCAATAGTGTATTTGAACGTTTCTGGGAAAGTAGAGAATGTTGGTTTAATTAATAATACTGTGATGGTTTCAGGAAATCAAACTGATCTTAACATGACTAATAATAATGCGAGCTTGCTTTTGAGTGTTTATCCTAATCCTTGGGGTCATTGGAATCCTTTAAATTCTGGAAATGGGAACTCTAATGGGAATCATTATGGTAATTCTGGGGGTGGTTTAGGATCAGGTTCTGGAGGTTCTACTCAAAACGGTAATGGGAATCATTATGGAAATTATGGGGATAATGGAAATCTTGGTAATGGTCAAATTAATACTGGTTCTGGTAATTATAATGAATTTTCGATTTTTGGCCCTTTTACACCTTATTTAATGGGTAATGACAATCCTTTATCTGGCTTGGCCAGAGACAGTAATGAAGCATGGAAATATAATAATAAGGGGTCTGTATATGGTCCATTTGCAGGAATTTTGAATAGTCCTTTTAATCCTTTTGGTTTCCAGTTTTATACTTGGGATAAACTTATACAAGCGGGCCAAAAGGCATGGCAGACTGGTAATATATGGGACTTTTTTGACACTAACTTCTACCATTTCTATGGATACAGTAATTTGAATAAAATGTGGGGTGGAGAAAACATTAAAGCATTACTTTACTATGGTTTTGGAATAGACGAAAATGGAAACATGTCTATTGCCAATTTCTTGCTAAATCTGGTAGCAATCATACCCATTGGCAGAGCAGGAACAATTGTTGGCAAATTCTTGGCAGGAGTACTGGAAAAAGCAGGAATAAAAATAGGAATAAGTCTTGCTGAAAACTGGTTAATACGTAAATTTGGAAATTTTTTGAGTGATTTAACTCAGAAGTTTGGGTTGCGTAACCCTGAAAGATTGCAGGATATTGTGGGATTTATAGGGAATGTTCTTCTTCCGAATCCTGTGGGTTGGGTTGCAGATATTTTTAAGGGATTGGCTAAGTTAACTGGTAATGAGAAATTAATCGCTGCTGCAACTGCTTTCAGCAGTTTTCAGTTTAAGAGGGGTTTAGGAGAACTTGGTAATCTTTTGATTAGTCCGGATCCTATTAAGAAAATATGGAATATTTATGGTGAAATTGGAGGCTTTTTAAACAGAAATCTCAATTACTTAGCAGATTCAACTAAAAAATTTATTAATCGGGCTGTAAATGCTGTGAAGACCGGCATAGGAAATGTGATCAATAAGATTACTACTACAGTTAAGCAACAGATTCCTAAAGCTGTGACTACAGTTAAGAAGGTTGTAAATAAAGTGATTAACAATGTTAAAACAGTTGTTAAGAAAGCTGTTACCACAGTAAAAAAGACTGTTAAAAAGGTGATCACTACAGTTAGGAAAGTGGTGACCAAAGCTGTAAATACAGTGAAGAAAGTAGCAAGCACTGTTAAAAAAGCAGTATCTTCAGCCGTAAACTGGATTAAAAATAAAATTCGATGGCCCTGGTAG
- a CDS encoding SDR family oxidoreductase: MIVVTGATGHLGNVLVRKLLENRENVKVVARSSADLNPLKGLEVEIVEGDIQDVNSLINAFQGAEIVYHLAGIVSILPDTDGHLHRVNVIGTRNVVDACLKTGVKRLVYTSSIHALKEPPRGIPIDETCSFEPQYSRGGYDQSKARASLEVLKGVEKGLDAVLVCPSGVIGPYDYRISQMGQLFVNFLKGSQIAYVDGAYDFVDVRDVADGIILASRYGRSSETYILSGETITVHDLMKYLEEITGMNAPKFKMPLWFVKAVSKFSPIYYKFSKSKPLFTGYSIEVLNSNCEISSKKAKDELGFSPRPIKESIKDSVEWFKRNNYV; encoded by the coding sequence ATGATCGTAGTTACAGGAGCAACAGGACATCTTGGAAACGTACTTGTTAGAAAATTATTAGAAAATAGAGAAAATGTAAAGGTAGTAGCTCGCTCTTCTGCTGATCTTAATCCACTTAAAGGACTGGAAGTTGAAATTGTAGAAGGAGATATTCAAGATGTTAATTCACTGATTAATGCTTTCCAAGGAGCCGAAATAGTATACCATCTTGCAGGAATTGTTTCTATACTGCCCGATACCGATGGACACTTACACCGAGTAAACGTTATAGGAACCCGTAATGTAGTTGATGCTTGCCTTAAAACTGGTGTAAAGCGTTTGGTTTATACGAGTTCAATCCATGCTCTAAAAGAACCGCCACGCGGCATTCCAATTGACGAGACTTGTTCGTTTGAACCTCAATATTCAAGAGGTGGTTACGATCAGTCTAAAGCTCGTGCATCGCTTGAAGTTTTAAAAGGAGTTGAAAAAGGTCTTGATGCTGTTTTGGTTTGTCCAAGTGGTGTGATAGGTCCTTATGATTATAGAATTTCTCAGATGGGACAGTTATTTGTGAATTTTTTAAAGGGTAGTCAAATAGCATATGTTGATGGGGCTTATGATTTTGTTGATGTTAGAGATGTTGCAGATGGGATTATTCTTGCCTCAAGATATGGTAGAAGTAGTGAAACCTATATTTTATCAGGCGAAACAATTACAGTTCACGATTTAATGAAGTATCTTGAAGAAATTACTGGAATGAACGCACCAAAGTTTAAAATGCCATTATGGTTTGTAAAAGCCGTTTCTAAATTTTCTCCAATATATTACAAATTTAGTAAGAGTAAACCACTGTTTACTGGTTATTCTATTGAAGTATTAAATAGTAATTGTGAAATAAGTTCTAAAAAAGCTAAAGATGAGCTTGGTTTTTCACCTCGCCCTATAAAAGAATCTATTAAGGATTCTGTGGAATGGTTTAAGAGAAATAATTATGTTTAA
- the ribB gene encoding 3,4-dihydroxy-2-butanone-4-phosphate synthase codes for MGENRNVYKVFITCSVFTLRLVYVIFALIHVSQLKGGFTTMNQDLLAQFGNSVGRVENALNSLRCGQGVIVTDDEQRENEGDIIFAAESLTEAQMAILIRECSGIVCLCLTDEKVNELGLPMMVKNNSSRFKTAFTVSIEAAEGVTTGVSAYDRVKTIKTAIADNARPEDLHRPGHVFPLRARPGGVLERRGHTESVVDMMSLAGLKPCGVLCELTNYDGTMARMPEIVNFAIKHDMPVVTVEDLVNYRKNIEQNSK; via the coding sequence ATGGGAGAGAATAGGAATGTCTACAAAGTTTTTATCACTTGTAGTGTATTTACTCTTAGACTAGTCTATGTTATTTTTGCCCTGATTCATGTAAGTCAACTTAAAGGAGGTTTTACTACCATGAATCAAGATTTACTGGCACAATTTGGTAACTCAGTGGGCAGAGTGGAAAATGCTCTAAATTCCTTGCGTTGTGGCCAGGGCGTAATAGTTACCGATGATGAACAAAGAGAAAATGAAGGCGACATAATTTTTGCTGCAGAATCTCTTACTGAAGCCCAAATGGCTATTTTAATTCGAGAATGCAGTGGTATTGTCTGCTTATGCCTAACTGATGAAAAAGTAAATGAGCTAGGATTACCAATGATGGTAAAAAATAACTCCAGCCGATTTAAAACAGCGTTTACAGTATCTATTGAAGCTGCAGAAGGAGTTACTACTGGTGTATCAGCATATGATAGAGTTAAAACAATTAAAACTGCTATTGCAGATAATGCAAGACCTGAAGATCTTCACAGGCCAGGGCATGTATTTCCACTAAGAGCTCGTCCAGGAGGTGTACTGGAACGCAGAGGACATACAGAATCCGTTGTTGATATGATGAGTTTAGCAGGGTTAAAACCATGTGGTGTGCTCTGTGAGCTTACTAATTATGATGGAACAATGGCACGTATGCCAGAAATAGTAAATTTTGCCATAAAACATGACATGCCAGTAGTTACAGTTGAAGATCTGGTTAATTATCGTAAAAATATTGAACAGAACTCAAAATAA